One region of Trichoderma breve strain T069 chromosome 7 map unlocalized scaffold00007, whole genome shotgun sequence genomic DNA includes:
- a CDS encoding lipase (class 3) domain-containing protein, giving the protein MVSPSSRCGPAGRVTAALLLASALAISPGSANIIGGDVGLDQQVLMPVGPGPLLPSQPNTVHPGEHTFTLRHIYHHGTNRNPRLHRKLDVVHDQSRVFLAADEGYAEHTVPTLTAKSRGETIERLVDRRPSVVDPIVAESRKQGYAAVLDASAWTMDQVSSPDITDKNTVLTMAYVAADAYVENDGQADWQDIGAPFNRSLDFGWGTDGLRGHIWADENNSTVIIGLKGTSPAVFDGEGTTTNDKVNDNLFFSCCCAQQGQWTWHQVCDCATGTYACNNTCVRTALQEENRYYAAARELYSNVTEQYPDSNIWVAGHSLGGAVSSFLALTYGLPAVTFEAVPEALPASRLGLPIPPGANPDTPQTRAYTGTYHFGHTADPVYIGTCNGATATCSFAGYAMESTCHTGYECVYDVVADKGWRVGIGTHKIRAVISDVILKYDTVPKCVRTPDCRDCGPWKMYESNGTETTTSAVPTTTSRTRTHKTTTPASTSQSTITTTCETPGRFWGCNDDATETSTQFATIPATTTCATPGRFWGCNDAVTSTTTQAAAGSTAPTITVAPTEVPA; this is encoded by the exons ATGGTATCGCCCAGTTCCAGGTGCGGTCCTGCCGGCAGGGTCACCGCCgccctgctgctggcatCGGCACTCGCCATCTCGCCAGGCTCGGCCAATATAATCGGCGGTGATGTTGGCCTCGATCAGCAGGTCCTGATGCCTGTTGGCCCAGGCCCTCTACTCCCTTCACAGCCCAACACGGTTCACCCCGGTGAACATACCTTCACTCTTCGACACATCTACCACCACGGTACCAACAGAAATCCGAGGCTTCACAGAAAGCTCGATGTCGTCCACGACCAATCCCGAgtcttcctcgccgccgaCGAGGGATATGCTGAGCACACGGTGCCGACGCTCACAGCCAAAAGCCGTGGCGAGACGATCGAGCGGCTGGTTGACAGGCGGCCCTCCGTTGTCGACCCCATTGTCGCCGAATCTCGAAAACAAGGCTATGCAGCCGTCTTAGATGCGTCTGCATGGACGATGGATCAAGTCTCCTCACCCGACATCACCGACAAAAACACCGTTCTTACCATGGCGTACGTTGCTGCTGACGCCTACGTCGAAAATGATGGACAGGCTGATTGGCAAGACATTGGCGCCCCTTTCAACCGAAGTCTCGACTTTGGATGGGGGACGGACGGTCTTCGTGGTCATATCTGGGCTGATGAGAACAACTCcactgtcatcatcggcctcaAGGGGACATCACCTGCCGTCTTTGACGGAGAGGGCACAACGACTAACGATAAGGTTAATGACAACTTGTTCTTCAGTTGTTGCTGCGCTCAACAGGGTCAGTGGACGTGGCACCAGGTATGCGACTGCGCTACCGGCACATATGCCTGCAACAACACATGCGTGAGGACGGCCCTTCAAGAGGAGAACCGTTACTACGCCGCGGCTCGCGAGCTCTACTCCAACGTCACGGAACAATATCCCGACTCCAACATTTGGGTAGCAGGACATTCTCTTGGAGGtgctgtctcttctttcttagCCCTGACTTATGGCCTACCCGCCGTAACCTTTGAGGCCGTACCAGAAGCTCTTCCGGCTTCTCGACTGGGTCTCCCGATTCCTCCTGGAGCAAACCCCGACACACCACAGACACGAGCCTACACAGGGACGTATCACTTTGGCCACACCGCAGACCCAGTATACATCGGTACATGCAATGGAGCAACTGCTACGTGCTCGTTTGCTGGCTATGCCATGGAGTCTACTTGCCACACTGGCTATGAATGTGTCTATGATGTCGTGGCTGATAAAGGGTGGCGAGTCGGTATTGGCACGCACAAGATTCGGGCCGTCATCTCAGATGTCATTCTCAAATACGATACCGTTCCCAAATGTGTCCGCACTCCCGATTGTCGAGACTGTGGCCCCTGGAAAATGTACGAGAGCAACGGCACTGAGACGACCACGTCTGCAGTTCCCACCACAACCTCTCGAACACGGACAC acaagacaacgACGCCGGCAAGCACTTCTCAGTCCACCATAACAACCACCTGTGAAACTCCCGGACGATTCTGGGGCTGCAACGATGATGCTACTGAGACAAGCACTCAGTTCGCAACGATCCCTGCGACTACGACCTGCGCAACCCCTGGCAGGTTTTGGGGCTGTAATGATGCGGTAACATCTACGACCACACAAGCTGCCGCTGGGAGCACCGCTCCAACCATCACAGTGGCTCCCACCGAGGTTCCAGCATGA
- a CDS encoding membrane magnesium transporter domain-containing protein produces the protein MAWLSRPLTVIGLVILAHGCYSAHEHTVLSSTSVQHPTSPSATSLPLDIYIETIAATLLICLGLVLGSGTPEPIQWHTWAGKIEREGDSTSGDADKELRSNPFNALEARSGFINIHKLHGDFVKYQQLGK, from the exons ATGGCGTGGCTCTCTCGTCCTCTGACCGTCATCGGTCTGGTCATTCTTGCTCATGG ATGTTACTCTGCGCATGAGCACACAGTCCTCTCATCCACCTCAGTACAGCATCCCACATCACCCTCGGCAACTTCTCTACCCCTGGACATTTACATCGAAACCATTGCTGCAACTCTTTTGATCTGCTTGGGACTTGTGCTGGGATCAGGAACGCCGGAGCCAATTCAATGGCACACTTGGGCTGGCAAGATTGAGCGGGAGGGAGACAGTACCTCGGGCGATGCGGACAAGGAACTGCGCAGCAATCCGTTCAACGCCCTGGAAGCTCGAAGCGGGTTCATCAACATTCACAAGCTGCATggcgactttgtcaagtATCAGCAGCTGGGCAAATAG
- a CDS encoding structure-specific recognition protein (SSRP1) domain-containing protein, whose amino-acid sequence MTAIESFDSIYLDLSKESGKCRFAETGFGWKPAGGGDTFTLDHSNIGSAQWSRAARGYEIRILQRNSGIIQLDGFQQEDYERLSKIFKNWYSTVLENKEHALRGWNWGKAEFSKAEIVFNVQNRPAFEMPYSEIGNTNLAGRNEVAVELALPLNANDTGTNGQLGGARGKGKKAGAGKDQLVEMRFYIPGVTTKKETEGEDAGSDAGEEEEKNAATLFYETLIEKAEIGETAGDTIATFLDVLHLTPRGRFDIDMYEASFRLRGKTYDYKIQYEAVKKFMVLPKPDEMHCLLCIGLDPPLRQGQTRYPFVVMQFKKDEEVTIDLNIDEAELESKYKDKLEPHYEEPLHHVVAKIFRGLGNKKISSPAKDFLTHRNQYGIKCSIKASEGFLYCLEKAFMFVPKPATYIAYEQTQSVTFSRVSGAVSALSTFDITVVMKNGAGSSQFSNINREDLKALESFFKLKGLRVKNEIDEDANLLAAALREEAMDESDDEVVAPKADRGSADEDEESVDEDFQADSDSDVAEEYDSNHESSGSGSAESDVDNDDEDEDMDDVDDEEEEERPKKKSKK is encoded by the exons ATGACTGCAAT TGAGAGTTTCGACAGCATCTACCTTGACCTCTCCAAGGAGAGCGGCAAGTGCAGATTCGCAGAGACCGGTTTCGGATGGAAACCCGCGGGCGGCGGTGACACCTTCACCCTCGATCACAGCAACATTGGAAGCGCCCAATGGAGTCGAGCCGCGAGGGGATACGAGATCCGAATCCTGCAGCGCAACTCGGGCATCATCCAGTTGGACGGCTTCCAGCAGGAGGATTACGAACGCCTCAGCAAGATCTTCAAGAACTGGTACAGCACGGTGCTGGAGAACAAGGAACATGCGCTGCGGGGGTGGAACTGGGGCAAGGCCGAGTTTTCCAAGGCCGAGATTGTCTTCAACGTCCAGAACCGTCCGGCCTTCGAGATGCCGTACTCTGAGATTGGAAACACAAATCTGGCTGGTCGAAACGAAGTCGCAGTAGAGCTGGCTTTGCCCCTCAACGCCAACGACACCGGCACCAATGGCCAGCTGGGCGGTGCGCGTGGCAAGGGCAAAAAGGCCGGCGCGGGCAAGGATCAACTCGTCGAGATGCGGTTCTACATTCCTGGTGTGACGACTAAGAAGGAGaccgagggcgaggacgcCGGTAGCGACgctggcgaggaggaggagaagaatgccGCAACGCTCTTCTACGAGACACTGATTGAGAAGGCAGAGATTGGTGAGACAGCTGGTGATACTATCGCCACCTTCCTCGATGTTCTGCATCTCACCCCCAG AGGCCGTTTTGATATCGACATGTACGAAGCCTCGTTCAGACTCCGTGGAAAGACGTACGACTACAAGATCCAGTATGAGGCCGTCAAAAAGTTTATGGTGCTCCCCAAGCCCGACGAAATGCACTGCCTGCTCTGCATTGGCCTAGATCCCCCTCTCCGCCAGGGTCAGACAAGATATCCCTTTGTCGTCATGCAGTTTaagaaggacgaggaggTGACTATCGACTTGAACATcgacgaggctgagctggagagcAAGTACAAGGACAAGCTCGAGCCCCATTACGAAGAACCCTTGCACCACGTCGTGGCCAAAATCTTCCGAGGCCTCGGCAACAAGAAGATCTCATCCCCTGCGAAAGACTTCCTTAC TCACCGCAACCAGTACGGCATCAAGTGCTCCATCAAGGCCAGCGAAGGTTTCCTGTACTGCTTAGAAAAGGCCTTCATGTTCGTCCCCAAGCCCGCCACGTACATCGCCTACGAGCAGACCCAGTCCGTCACCTTCTCCCGCGTCAGCGGCGCAGTCTCCGCCCTGTCCACCTTCGACATCACCGTCGTCATGAAGAACGGCGCCGGGTCATCGCAATTCAGCAACATTAATCGTGAGGATCTCAAGGCCCTGGAGTCattcttcaagctcaagggACTGCGCGTCAAGAATGAGATTGACGAGGACGCCAACTTGCTTGCCGCTGCTCTTCGTGAAGAGGCCATGGATGAGTCTGACGATGAGGTCGTCGCTCCCAAGGCGGATCGTGGTTCtgcggatgaggatgaggagagcGTTGATGAGGACTTTCAGGCtgacagcgacagcgatGTCGCCGAGGAGTACGACAGCAATCACGAGAGTTCCGGCTCTGGAAGTGCTGAGAGTGATGTCGAtaacgatgacgaggatgaggatatgGACGAcgttgatgacgaggaggaagaggagcgacccaagaagaagtcaaagaaatGA